One window of Bifidobacterium pseudocatenulatum DSM 20438 = JCM 1200 = LMG 10505 genomic DNA carries:
- a CDS encoding glycoside hydrolase family 3 protein has translation MLQINMADVMNVIGSLTPYLIAIGVLFVLALIITFAVNKKTVKEVATRKIIHSESWLVALVGIVVAVSMMLSGPLSTLLNNATITKYMLSDTTVSKANELAKEVQSEAITMLKNDDSNLPLANKKVNVFGWGSTNPVYGGTGSGSMSDQYDTVSLLDGMKEAGIETNADLTKLYTDYRADRPVVGMWAQDWTLPEVPADQYSDSLISDAKSFSDEAVVVLTRVGGEGADLPMNMKAEGITYENNSKDYEDFKDGESFLQLSQTERDMLDLVTKNFNKVTLVYNGANTFQFDFLNDYPQIKSVVWCPPAGQTGFSALGDVLAGDTNPSGKTSDTFLKDLTQSVSYNNFGKFEYTNMEDKAAKYTGFTGDEVTAIPGFVNYSEGIYVGYKFYETAAAEGAIDYDSMVAFPFGYGLSYTTFEQKLNDVTYKDGKVTVDVTVTNTGDTAGKDVVEVYYNPPYTEGGIEKASANLVGFEKTEKLEPGASEDVTVEFEDDDMASYDYKNAKAYVLEKGDYNISINSDSHTVIGSKKITVDDTITYDSDSNTHNGDQTVATNQFDDAAGDVTYLSRAGHFANYKEATAAPTNFEMSDKAKETFYNNTNYDPSQFNDDSDEMPTTGAKNGLRLADMYGKDYDDADWEKLLDELTFDDMDNLIANGGYGTPAVSSVGKIQLTDADGPASLNNNFTGVGSIGFPASTAFACTWNKDLAKQFGEMIGDMAHDMHVAGWYAPAMNIHRNAFSGRTFEYFSEDSLLSGVMASNEIAGAKEKGVYSFMKHFALNDQETKRTEMLCTWTNEQAMREIYLKPFEMSVKEGGAQAVMSAFNYIGNTYAGGNNVLLNTVLRDEWGFKGFVLTDYFGGYGYQNGDQEIRNGNDSMLATTSITNHITDKSATSVKAMRTAAHNILYTAANSWQYADGEPKVATPIWKTAMYVAWGVTAILVIALEALAIKRYMDRKKAKAEVTA, from the coding sequence ATGCTGCAAATCAACATGGCTGACGTCATGAACGTTATCGGTTCGTTGACGCCGTACCTGATTGCGATTGGCGTGCTATTTGTGCTCGCGCTGATCATTACTTTTGCCGTCAACAAGAAGACGGTGAAGGAAGTGGCGACCCGTAAGATCATCCATTCCGAGTCTTGGCTTGTGGCTTTGGTCGGCATTGTCGTCGCGGTTTCCATGATGCTGTCCGGTCCGCTGTCGACGCTGCTCAACAACGCGACCATCACCAAGTACATGCTGTCTGACACCACTGTTTCCAAGGCCAACGAGCTGGCCAAGGAAGTGCAGTCGGAAGCCATCACCATGCTGAAGAACGATGATTCCAACCTGCCGCTGGCTAACAAGAAGGTCAACGTGTTTGGTTGGGGCTCCACCAACCCGGTATACGGCGGCACCGGCTCCGGCTCCATGTCTGACCAGTATGACACCGTTTCCCTGCTTGATGGCATGAAGGAAGCCGGCATCGAGACCAACGCCGACCTGACCAAGCTGTACACCGATTACCGTGCAGATCGCCCAGTTGTTGGCATGTGGGCACAGGATTGGACCCTGCCTGAGGTTCCGGCCGACCAGTATTCCGATTCCCTGATCTCCGATGCCAAGAGCTTCTCCGATGAGGCTGTTGTAGTGCTCACCCGCGTCGGTGGCGAGGGCGCTGACCTTCCGATGAACATGAAGGCCGAAGGCATCACCTATGAGAACAACTCCAAGGATTACGAGGACTTCAAGGACGGCGAAAGCTTCCTGCAGCTGAGCCAGACCGAGCGCGATATGCTCGACCTGGTCACCAAGAACTTCAACAAGGTCACGCTCGTCTACAACGGCGCCAACACCTTCCAGTTCGACTTCCTGAACGACTATCCGCAGATCAAATCCGTCGTGTGGTGCCCGCCTGCAGGCCAGACCGGCTTCTCCGCACTCGGTGACGTGCTTGCCGGCGATACCAACCCGTCCGGCAAGACTTCCGACACCTTCCTGAAGGATCTCACCCAGTCGGTGTCTTACAACAACTTCGGCAAGTTCGAATACACCAACATGGAAGACAAGGCCGCCAAGTACACGGGCTTCACTGGTGACGAAGTCACCGCCATCCCGGGCTTTGTGAACTACTCCGAAGGCATCTATGTGGGCTACAAGTTCTATGAGACCGCAGCGGCCGAAGGTGCCATCGATTACGATTCCATGGTTGCATTCCCGTTCGGTTACGGTCTGAGCTACACCACCTTCGAGCAGAAGCTCAACGATGTGACGTACAAGGATGGCAAGGTCACCGTTGATGTGACCGTCACCAACACCGGCGACACCGCTGGCAAGGATGTTGTTGAGGTCTACTACAACCCGCCGTACACCGAAGGTGGCATCGAAAAGGCCAGTGCCAACCTGGTTGGCTTCGAGAAGACCGAGAAGCTTGAGCCGGGCGCTTCCGAGGACGTGACCGTCGAATTCGAAGACGATGACATGGCTTCCTATGATTACAAGAATGCCAAGGCATACGTGCTCGAAAAGGGCGATTACAACATCTCCATCAACTCCGACTCCCACACTGTGATCGGCTCCAAGAAGATCACCGTGGACGACACCATCACCTACGACTCCGATTCGAACACCCACAATGGCGACCAGACCGTGGCCACCAACCAGTTCGATGATGCTGCAGGCGATGTGACCTACCTGAGCCGTGCAGGACATTTCGCAAACTACAAGGAAGCCACCGCCGCTCCGACCAACTTCGAAATGTCTGATAAGGCAAAGGAAACCTTCTACAACAACACCAACTACGATCCGTCTCAGTTCAACGACGATTCCGACGAGATGCCGACCACCGGTGCCAAGAATGGCCTCCGCCTGGCCGACATGTACGGCAAGGATTACGACGATGCTGATTGGGAGAAGCTGCTTGACGAGCTGACCTTCGACGATATGGACAACCTCATTGCCAACGGCGGCTACGGCACTCCGGCCGTCTCCTCCGTCGGCAAGATCCAGCTCACCGACGCTGACGGCCCGGCCTCGTTGAACAACAACTTCACTGGTGTTGGCTCCATCGGCTTCCCGGCTTCCACCGCATTCGCTTGCACTTGGAACAAGGATCTGGCCAAGCAGTTCGGCGAGATGATCGGCGATATGGCTCACGACATGCATGTTGCTGGTTGGTACGCTCCGGCTATGAACATCCACCGCAACGCATTCTCCGGCCGTACTTTCGAGTACTTCTCCGAGGATTCCCTGCTCTCCGGCGTCATGGCATCCAACGAGATCGCCGGCGCCAAGGAGAAGGGCGTGTACTCCTTCATGAAGCACTTCGCACTGAACGATCAGGAAACCAAGCGTACTGAGATGCTCTGCACCTGGACCAACGAGCAGGCCATGCGTGAGATCTACCTCAAGCCGTTCGAGATGAGCGTGAAGGAAGGCGGCGCACAGGCCGTGATGAGCGCCTTCAACTACATCGGCAACACCTATGCCGGTGGCAACAACGTTCTGCTGAACACCGTGCTCCGTGACGAGTGGGGCTTCAAGGGCTTCGTCCTGACCGATTATTTCGGCGGCTACGGCTACCAGAACGGTGATCAGGAAATCCGTAACGGCAACGATTCCATGCTGGCTACCACCTCCATCACCAACCACATCACCGACAAGTCCGCAACCTCCGTGAAGGCCATGCGTACCGCCGCCCACAATATTCTGTACACCGCCGCCAACAGCTGGCAGTATGCAGACGGTGAGCCGAAGGTCGCCACCCCGATCTGGAAGACCGCCATGTACGTGGCTTGGGGCGTGACCGCAATCCTGGTGATCGCACTTGAGGCTCTGGCTATCAAGCGCTACATGGATCGCAAGAAGGCCAAGGCTGAGGTCACTGCCTGA